The following proteins come from a genomic window of Lachnoclostridium phytofermentans ISDg:
- the spoIIIAD gene encoding stage III sporulation protein AD — MEKIALIGIIAVVAANLFKNGKTEYAFFISLTGCILIFYFGIGKLSTIFKAIERIKGYLSINSEYIAILLKIIGITYISEFASNLCKDAGYSAIGNQIELAGKLCIMAISMPVLLALLDTIDRFLTA, encoded by the coding sequence ATGGAAAAAATCGCACTCATTGGCATTATAGCAGTTGTGGCTGCGAACCTATTTAAAAATGGTAAGACAGAATACGCATTTTTTATTAGTTTAACTGGTTGTATCTTAATCTTTTATTTTGGGATAGGAAAGCTATCTACGATATTTAAAGCAATAGAGAGAATCAAAGGGTATCTATCCATCAATTCAGAGTACATTGCAATTTTATTAAAAATTATAGGTATTACCTATATTTCAGAATTTGCATCAAACCTATGTAAAGATGCTGGATATTCTGCGATAGGTAATCAAATTGAATTAGCTGGAAAACTATGTATTATGGCAATCAGTATGCCAGTGCTATTAGCACTTCTTGATACTATTGACCGTTTT
- a CDS encoding stage III sporulation protein AB, giving the protein MFILFLRMTGCALIIGASTGMGFLFGNEIKKRMEDLRAAKTIAILLRGDIRYAQTALPEALENITKRHDGRLTPFFKKVSKELSQYSGVSLAEIWESAMKEELLNTSLTKKDRTCFLEFGKQLGYLDKDMQMNHIDWYITQVEEDMQEINLDAKEKIRLYRSLGVLLGIFVTILVL; this is encoded by the coding sequence ATGTTTATATTATTTTTAAGAATGACAGGATGCGCCTTAATCATAGGCGCTAGTACCGGTATGGGATTTCTATTCGGTAATGAAATAAAAAAGAGAATGGAAGATTTAAGAGCAGCTAAGACAATCGCTATTCTTTTGCGAGGTGATATAAGGTATGCGCAGACTGCATTGCCAGAGGCGCTAGAGAATATCACGAAGCGGCATGATGGACGATTAACTCCATTTTTTAAGAAAGTATCGAAAGAGCTATCACAGTATTCTGGGGTAAGTCTTGCAGAAATTTGGGAAAGTGCAATGAAAGAAGAGTTATTGAACACTTCACTCACCAAAAAAGATAGGACATGTTTTTTGGAATTTGGGAAGCAGCTTGGCTATCTTGATAAGGACATGCAGATGAACCATATCGACTGGTATATTACACAAGTGGAAGAGGACATGCAGGAGATAAATTTAGATGCAAAAGAGAAGATTCGTCTCTATCGTAGTCTGGGGGTATTATTAGGAATCTTCGTTACAATCTTAGTACTATAA
- the spoIIIAC gene encoding stage III sporulation protein AC has translation MSVYIIFKIAAVGILVSVINQILKQSDKNDYTIITSLAGLLIVLYWVIPYIADLFNYLQKLFQM, from the coding sequence ATGTCGGTATATATAATCTTCAAAATTGCTGCCGTTGGCATATTGGTTTCGGTAATAAACCAAATTCTGAAACAATCGGATAAAAATGATTATACGATTATAACTAGTCTCGCCGGTCTTTTGATTGTACTTTATTGGGTAATTCCTTATATTGCGGATTTATTTAATTACTTACAGAAATTATTTCAAATGTAA